The following coding sequences lie in one Candidatus Zixiibacteriota bacterium genomic window:
- a CDS encoding nitroreductase translates to MMATGFISDKSVWNLDLKSFPKNGSIEQKLRFLIRYAILAPSSHNTQPWKFRIDGNTIEILIDFSGWLEIADSDRRELYISIGCALENLLVAGENTGFITDVSLFPEPERDDLVAAVRFEMQNDVALNNSDVLFENIVRRRTNRQKYKLDSIPAGKIDQLRNQCMYESVHLDFITDKQIIHELNDLLIKSDIELFSDYDYRRELGYWIGRGVFGTSWLVSKLGQLMVTFLDMGKKQAVKDSDLLLSSSHLAVISTDIDQPVSQVKSGQVFERTALLASAVDISVHPMSQILEVDGLKDQLTRLMPISGKYPQHLFRLGYSESAKDHSPRKKIEDVIISADF, encoded by the coding sequence ATGATGGCAACAGGCTTTATCAGCGATAAATCTGTCTGGAATTTAGATTTGAAGAGTTTCCCGAAGAATGGTTCAATTGAGCAGAAACTTCGCTTTTTGATAAGATATGCCATTTTGGCACCTTCCAGCCATAACACCCAGCCATGGAAATTTAGAATTGATGGTAATACGATCGAGATACTGATTGATTTTTCCGGCTGGCTCGAAATTGCGGATTCTGACAGACGTGAACTTTATATCAGTATCGGATGCGCGCTCGAAAACCTGCTGGTTGCCGGGGAGAATACCGGATTTATAACAGATGTAAGCCTGTTTCCCGAACCTGAAAGGGATGATCTGGTTGCGGCAGTGCGATTTGAGATGCAAAATGACGTTGCTCTGAATAATTCTGATGTGTTGTTTGAAAATATTGTCCGCAGGCGGACAAACCGTCAAAAATATAAGCTCGATTCAATCCCGGCAGGCAAAATTGACCAGCTCAGGAATCAGTGTATGTATGAAAGTGTCCATCTCGATTTTATCACGGACAAACAGATCATCCACGAACTCAACGATCTGCTGATCAAAAGCGATATAGAACTATTCTCGGATTATGATTACCGACGGGAGCTCGGATACTGGATCGGAAGAGGCGTTTTCGGCACTTCATGGCTGGTTTCTAAACTCGGGCAACTCATGGTGACCTTTCTTGATATGGGTAAAAAACAGGCGGTAAAAGATTCCGATCTCCTTTTGAGTTCTTCTCATCTGGCTGTTATCAGCACAGATATCGATCAACCTGTTTCGCAGGTCAAAAGCGGGCAGGTCTTTGAGCGCACAGCCCTTTTGGCAAGCGCTGTGGATATTTCCGTGCATCCGATGAGCCAGATATTGGAGGTGGATGGTTTAAAGGATCAATTAACCAGGTTGATGCCGATTTCCGGCAAGTATCCGCAACATCTTTTCAGGCTGGGATACTCAGAATCCGCAAAAGATCATTCCCCACGCAAGAAAATCGAAGATGTGATCATCTCGGCTGATTTTTGA
- a CDS encoding DUF883 family protein: protein MSGKSIGKEKIEMEMNDLKRDIELLRADINKLTEDLKSGGNQGSADIRERFVNRAAELEQSARDTVSQTYDNVRGKSQELVDSGRRQVQTNPFTSLAWSFVAGILFSKLMDRK from the coding sequence ATGTCAGGAAAATCAATAGGAAAGGAGAAAATAGAAATGGAAATGAATGATTTAAAGAGAGACATCGAATTATTGAGAGCGGACATCAACAAACTGACCGAAGATCTTAAATCAGGTGGCAACCAGGGAAGCGCGGATATTCGCGAACGTTTCGTCAACAGAGCCGCCGAACTGGAGCAGTCAGCTCGTGATACTGTCAGCCAGACTTATGACAACGTACGTGGCAAATCCCAGGAGCTGGTCGATTCCGGTCGTCGACAGGTCCAGACCAACCCGTTCACTTCTCTGGCATGGAGTTTCGTAGCAGGAATACTGTTCTCCAAGCTGATGGACAGGAAATAA
- a CDS encoding choice-of-anchor D domain-containing protein, whose amino-acid sequence MEKRFISRVLLCALLALLILPANVLLADWSIVATYPVPEGASGLAFDGTNLYCGIYGPDGEEVYQIDPGDGSYSLHFSGPQDDAYGLTWDGANLWTTDHPGSSSNPAVARKLDASGNQIDSILLPDHYMSGIAYDNGDFWVATYYPHPATIYKIDSDGTVLKSFESPNEQPWDLTVQNGYLWVADYNLEYLYQVDTTDGTLIESHPSEYSDPAGVVWDGSYLWYCDAGTGIGQDYLYKIDLLGSGTPQIDVNPISHDFGQITIGESDTWNTVVTSVGDTALQLTGVSFSGSTELSTSLTFPITVAVNDTVHIPITWAPTSGGALNASAFIESNAPLTPSVEVTLTGSAVTAGADIDLPVASYDYGTIRVGASTRWMMTIINEGNDVLDISNISFSDPVFWLDYGVSLPLSLNPLDTIQVGVWFSPDMGMTYSATASIYSNDPDESPFDVSLTGSGTDVPWPIGDTLWNYTITGGYDNSPKAIGAIPDMNGDGVDDVVVCSEDDYIRCFNGNSHGQADLLWEHEIPGGSVYNQTALDFSVDTDEDGIYEVVVGAAWAGKLIRMISGATGNTIWTHNTDNYGDGGWVYAVDVIYDYNGDGTPDVLAAVGDDADDTGPKRIYCLDAYSGNPIWESPVGGPAFGVFGVEDFTGDGQPDVIGCASTLDETNSKAYGINGATGVVEWSFTGLGTSCWDGTQVDDFTGDGIKDIILGDFSMSGGYVYGLDVTTGDIEFQSGPFGTIIGVEPMDDVNGDGHTDVTLRYYSTTAVVIDGMTGTTIWSHALPDKPQSVAVANDVSGDGINDLFVGTLYSNNYGIFLDGTDGSELYTVNIGTPVDAIAAIPDIVGDNSFEMVLGGRNGLVLCLSGGLNTLVNDPPTAPTIDGPSIGVMTVPYDFDLLSDDPQGDEVYYYIEWGDQTTTDWNGPHPANQKVQFSHSYDESGTYIIRAKAKDIHNAESGWSEDFEIEIAFLCGDCNNDGVTDVSDAVYIITYAFAGGPPPQPIEAGDTNCDGNIDVSDAVYVINYAFAGGPAPCDPDGNGIPDC is encoded by the coding sequence ATGGAGAAAAGGTTTATCTCGCGGGTTTTGCTATGTGCCCTTTTGGCGCTACTGATACTGCCCGCAAACGTTCTTCTGGCGGACTGGTCAATCGTCGCTACATACCCAGTTCCGGAAGGAGCCTCAGGTCTGGCGTTCGATGGTACCAACCTGTATTGCGGGATTTATGGTCCCGACGGTGAAGAAGTCTATCAAATCGACCCTGGCGACGGCTCATACAGCCTGCACTTCAGCGGTCCTCAGGACGATGCCTACGGTCTGACCTGGGATGGAGCGAATCTGTGGACCACGGACCATCCCGGCTCGAGCTCGAACCCGGCTGTGGCTCGGAAGCTGGACGCCTCCGGAAATCAGATCGATTCGATCCTTCTGCCGGATCATTATATGTCCGGGATTGCCTACGACAACGGAGATTTCTGGGTGGCCACATATTACCCCCACCCGGCCACAATCTACAAGATCGATTCCGACGGAACTGTCTTAAAAAGCTTTGAATCTCCCAACGAGCAACCCTGGGACCTGACAGTCCAGAACGGTTACCTGTGGGTGGCTGATTACAATCTCGAGTATTTATACCAGGTCGATACCACCGATGGTACGCTAATCGAAAGCCATCCCTCGGAATACTCCGACCCGGCAGGTGTGGTCTGGGACGGCAGCTACCTGTGGTACTGCGATGCCGGTACCGGTATCGGCCAGGATTATCTCTACAAGATTGACCTGCTCGGAAGCGGTACTCCGCAGATCGATGTCAACCCGATTTCGCATGATTTCGGCCAGATTACGATCGGTGAGTCGGACACCTGGAATACGGTCGTCACAAGTGTCGGCGACACAGCGCTTCAATTGACCGGCGTCAGCTTCTCCGGTTCAACCGAGCTGTCGACGTCTTTGACCTTCCCGATCACGGTCGCGGTCAATGATACCGTGCATATTCCCATCACCTGGGCTCCGACTTCGGGTGGTGCTCTAAACGCCAGCGCGTTTATCGAATCCAACGCACCATTGACACCCTCGGTGGAGGTCACCCTGACAGGTTCGGCAGTCACTGCCGGAGCTGATATCGATCTGCCGGTGGCGTCCTATGATTACGGCACTATTCGCGTCGGAGCTTCAACTCGCTGGATGATGACAATCATCAATGAGGGCAATGACGTACTCGACATATCGAATATTTCTTTCAGTGATCCGGTTTTCTGGCTCGACTATGGTGTCAGCCTGCCGTTGAGCCTCAACCCTCTCGACACGATCCAGGTCGGAGTCTGGTTCTCGCCTGATATGGGCATGACCTACTCCGCTACAGCTTCGATTTACTCCAACGATCCGGATGAAAGCCCGTTCGATGTCAGCTTAACAGGCAGTGGCACCGATGTACCCTGGCCGATTGGTGATACTCTCTGGAATTACACGATCACCGGCGGTTACGACAACAGTCCCAAGGCGATCGGCGCAATTCCGGATATGAACGGTGATGGTGTCGACGATGTCGTCGTCTGCAGTGAAGATGACTACATCCGCTGTTTCAACGGCAATTCCCACGGTCAGGCTGACCTGCTCTGGGAGCATGAGATACCCGGCGGGTCGGTCTACAACCAGACCGCCCTCGACTTCAGCGTGGATACAGATGAGGACGGTATCTATGAAGTTGTGGTCGGCGCGGCCTGGGCCGGTAAACTGATCCGTATGATTTCTGGCGCAACCGGAAATACGATCTGGACCCATAACACCGACAACTACGGTGATGGTGGCTGGGTCTACGCAGTCGATGTGATCTATGATTACAACGGCGACGGCACCCCGGATGTCCTTGCGGCGGTGGGCGATGATGCTGATGACACAGGTCCCAAGAGGATCTATTGCCTGGATGCTTATTCCGGCAACCCGATCTGGGAATCCCCGGTCGGCGGACCTGCCTTCGGTGTCTTCGGGGTCGAAGACTTCACTGGTGACGGTCAGCCTGATGTTATCGGTTGTGCCTCCACTCTCGATGAAACCAACTCTAAGGCCTACGGAATCAATGGTGCTACTGGCGTAGTCGAATGGTCCTTCACCGGCCTTGGCACTTCCTGCTGGGATGGGACGCAGGTGGACGATTTCACCGGCGACGGTATCAAGGACATCATCCTGGGCGATTTCAGCATGAGCGGTGGTTATGTTTACGGCCTCGATGTCACGACTGGAGATATTGAATTCCAGTCCGGTCCATTTGGAACTATAATCGGCGTAGAACCGATGGATGATGTCAACGGCGATGGTCATACCGATGTCACCCTCCGGTATTACAGTACAACCGCGGTGGTCATCGACGGTATGACCGGTACGACTATCTGGTCACACGCACTGCCCGATAAACCGCAATCGGTTGCGGTGGCCAATGATGTCTCCGGTGACGGTATCAACGATCTCTTCGTGGGTACCCTGTACAGCAACAACTACGGAATCTTTTTGGACGGTACCGACGGCAGTGAACTGTACACTGTCAATATCGGCACCCCGGTCGACGCTATCGCGGCGATTCCGGATATCGTGGGAGATAACAGCTTCGAGATGGTACTGGGTGGTAGAAATGGGCTGGTCCTGTGCCTCTCTGGTGGTCTCAATACACTGGTAAACGATCCTCCCACTGCTCCGACTATCGACGGCCCCTCGATCGGTGTTATGACCGTACCATATGACTTCGATCTGCTCTCGGATGATCCGCAGGGCGACGAGGTCTATTACTACATCGAATGGGGCGATCAGACCACGACCGACTGGAACGGACCTCATCCGGCTAATCAGAAAGTTCAGTTCTCACACAGCTATGACGAATCGGGAACATATATCATTAGAGCAAAAGCGAAGGACATACATAACGCTGAAAGCGGATGGTCAGAAGATTTCGAAATCGAGATCGCGTTCCTGTGCGGTGACTGCAACAATGACGGAGTCACGGATGTCTCCGATGCAGTCTATATTATCACCTATGCTTTCGCCGGTGGACCTCCGCCACAACCGATCGAAGCTGGTGACACGAACTGCGATGGCAATATCGATGTCTCCGATGCCGTTTATGTTATCAACTACGCCTTTGCTGGTGGCCCGGCCCCATGCGACCCTGACGGCAACGGTATACCTGATTGTTAG